TAGAAGACATGTCAGCAACGATCAAGGATTCTAAAAAAGGACATGCCAAGATTCAAGACATGCATCGGTCAAAGCATTAATGAAAGAAATTCTCTTGGGTTATGTAGTAGCCAGAACTAGTTGAAAAGCCTATAAAAAGGAACTATATAGAAAGAAAAGCATGCAGCCTTCTATACAATTATCTATTCAACTACAAGTCTTTTATTCTACTCTTAACAAATACTGTAATTTAATTTTAGTAGATTTACTGTGTACACAAAAGAGTGAAGAGAGATAGAAAAATGTTGGAGAGGCAGTGTGCCTGAGAGGTCGTGTCATTGTTCATTTCTTTGGTGAGCGAGTAAATACAAAAGGGTCGTCATTGGTGAGCGAGTAATAACCAACCTTTTTCATTGTTGGTGAGTGTGTTAAAACCAACCTTTGTTCGTTGTTGGTGAACGAGTGAAAACCAACCTTGTAAGCATTGGTGGTGAATGTTGAAAAACACATAAGTTGTACGCAACTCAAATAACAAAGAGCTAAAGAGATAACCTTCTTGCAATCCAAGAGGACTGGATCAGGATACCACATTGGTTCCAAACCAGTATAAAACTTCTGGTGTCATTTACTTTATTACTCCCATATAAAATTCATCATTAGTAATATCATTGGCCCTTACCAATATTGTTTCTTAGAGAATAAGCGGACTCCTGAAAATGCCATTGTgatttaaaaaattatttcacTTTAATAAGATGAAAGGCATTAAAGGAAACATGATTATTAAGATAGACCTTGAAAATGTTTTAGCGGATTGAAATACTCTTTCATCTATAGTATATTAAGGTTTTTAAACTTCTCAGGAAATTTAAGTAACCTTATCATGTCTTGCATTATAACCTCCTCCATTTTCATTTTCGTAAATGATACCAGAATAGATTCTTCTACCCTACTAGGGGCATTAGACTGggaaacctatatatatatatgactccCTGCATCTTGATACCAAGAACTGGACTCCGGATATTATCTCTAGTGGAGGCACCAAGTCATCACACTTATTTTTCGTGAATGATCTCACCCTTATGGATAGAGCCGACACCAATAGTAGCAATATCATTCATAGGGTATTGTCCAACTTCTGTTCTAATTCTGGCAGAAATTTAATCTTCAGAAGTCCAAGGTCATATTTTCAAATAATTGTGGTGCAATGACCAAAATTCGATTACTACAGCTCTTGACATCAAAGTCAGTGAACACTTCAGGAAATATCTAGGATTTCCTATCACTAATAGAAAATCTAGACCAAGAGGATTTCCAAAACATTATTGACAGTGAGACAATGTTTGGCCAACTAGAAAATCTCCCTACTTactgggtgtgtttggtatgaaggaaaataatttctgaaaaatattttcaaatttattcatgtttggttggcttaaatgttttgaaaaatattttccacataaactcattttttattttttccctatcaagagaagggaaaatattttccaaaatctTTTTCAACCTTCCACACCCTATTCTCCATCCCCACCAACTCACCCCcacaccccaccccaccccacctcACCCCCACCCTAAATAAACCCCCACCCTCGCCCCCCACCTCCACCCtaaatgaaaaatattattaattatgaTGAGCCAAAATgttatcacttattttaaaataaattatgtgTTTCGAGGCTTTAAAACCTCCCTTTTATCCCATCTCTTCGGTcatgtatccggaaagccattaggTGAAAATCTGTGAGAAATggtgaattttgcttttaaaataaatttaggttaacttcggttaacattttgggtaaaaGGACCCGAACCAGTGATTTGacagtctcggagggtccgtagaaaaaatgggacttgggcatatgcccggaatcgattTCCGAGGTTCCAAGCTcgagaaattaatttttaaagaaaaatgttTTCTAGaatatatatatgagtttttggaaatgaaacatgtttgaatttgatggtattgggctagtattttgatttcggagcccggtataggtcttatatatgatttaagttgagccggtgaaatttggtaagaaacggaggtcatatgacgtgtttcggaaccttagttgtaaaatttgaaactttgaaagttcttgagattttctttgattttgatgctaattcatagttgttgatgttattttgacgatttgattgcacgagcaagtccgtatgatgtttttaagttagtgtgcatgtttggtttggagccccgaaggctcgggtgagttttgaataggccacggagtgaaattggacttaggagaatTTCTGGTGTGTTGTACGTTTGTAGCAGGCCTCTGATATGTGAGATCAGGCATCGCAAATGTGATGAAAgcaaggttcgcaaatgcgaagaaccccAGGCCAGCTctatctcgcatttgcgaggtacccttcgcaaatgcgaagttttcCGTTAAAGCCAGAGGTCGCAAATGTGACCCATGTATCACAAATccgatgtcgcaaatgcgacatatccttcgcatttgcgatgtaaGCAGGTTCCTTAagggttcacaattgcaaaccctggtcgcaattgcgacatctgcaacatgctaaatcataacttagacgcattgcAGCCATCtttcaactcttttcaaaacctaaacacctttgggcgatttttcaaggacaagtactcttccaaatcgattgcaagtcatttctaactcgttttcattaatctttaacatcttttcacatgatttcaactcaaaatcaaaggttttgaTGGGGAAAGTTGGGTGTTTTGGGtggaacttaggtttttcaaattttggggatttggacctcgatttgaagcccgatttcaaaataaattatatatttgggttcgtgggtgaatgggtaatcggtttTTTGTTCGAACCTCgaattttgaccatgtgggcccggggtcgatttttgactttttgggaaaactctagaaaacctattttcatgcattggaattgattcatttattatttattgatatagttaagtaacttgtggctagatatgagcgaattggtggtggaatcaagaggtaaagtagTAGTTGAgtcttgaattgtgtttgtggcatcgaggtaagcgtttggtctaaccttagctatAGGGATTAGGAGtcatgtcttatttgctatgtgttaattgttgagtacgacgtataggcatggtgacgagtatctatacgttggtgtcaagcatgcccgtgagtcttataccatgattaatgtgactccgttttgtattgttcatgcattATGTGATAATTTCTATtattgaacaaggcttgtgaaagtaatattggtaattgaacattgaagagcgttggctcaagttgtaagtTGATTTGTGAAATTATTATTGGCAATTGAacattttagagcattggctcaagttgtgaattgagttgtgaagtaaccgtgaaaagagaagaggattatgatattatctcccttgccaggatgtcgTTGTTTTTAATATTATCttccttgtcgggatattattgcttttgatattgcTTTCCTTACCAGGATAtgattgttatactattgttcccttgccgggattttattgtgattatattgattcccttgctgttattgctttgtgattgttgtttgggtaaggaagagtgctaaagcacgaagggtgatgccgcgcATGATATTTGtgtgagagtgttaatgcacgaagggtgatgccatgccgcacgatgtaccattccgtgctttTATacgagtgataatgcacgaaggatcattctgtgccatgattatgtgaggtaaaagcacgaagggtaatgtcgtgccgattatattaattcttatggtgaggacgtgagtaaaagcacgaagggtgatgtcgtgcacttgtcttgaTTTTCCCGAtacttgctgataattgagttatggtgttctttacgtttatttactgattctcTGTCGTTGCTTGATTTTATTGTgatgttattgattcccttgcccaaattgctttgtgattgttgtttgggtgaggaagagcggaaagcacgaagggtgatgccgtgtattgttttggtgagagagtgttaaaacacgaagggtgatgtcgtgcatgttattgtgagagagtgttaaagcacaaagggtgatgacgtgcacttgtctttgattttcctaatttttattaATGACTGAGTTACGGCTTCTCTACATTTAACTGTTGGTTTTCTGTTGATACTTATTGTACCCCGCAACATGATTCTCCCTTCCTTTCTTCAATTGAACTTTGAAGATCCTTATATTTATCTGTTGTTTTTCTGTTATTATTCGATGTCCTCGCAACATGTTTCTGTAATGGCTCATTTTAATATTGTACGTTTAAGTCATTAGCCAAAAAAAAggataaaataaaacaaaaataaaagggCCGAAGCCCAAAGAGATAAATACCGTAGGGCATCATATAGAAGGAGAGAATTAAGAGATTCTTTGAAATCTCAAAGGATCTAGAATTACGGAGGGGAGAACGAAGCACTAAAGCTCCTGCAAGCAAACAAAAGGGAGAAACTAACAAATACTCAGAAAGCTATTATCGTGACTTTCATATTCAGGTATTAAGACGTTTATtaatacatatttttatgtatatCTATGTCATGGAATTGAAAAGACATCTCATTATTAAGCATGAAGTGATAATAATTAGGCGGCACAATGATTAAGTAATAATAAATAGATTATTTTATTATAATAAAATAGTTGGACATTATATCAAATGTGAATTCGTCCAGAATATGCACCTGGAATCCATTGAGACtttaatattaatattacatctacAGTTTCAAATCTTTGTCTTTGAATTTAGATAGATTTTGACTTTTACTCTGGTCATTTTTATTACTGGAATCCGAGTCCTAATTTATAGAAATTTAATTGAATAATTAAGTTAGATGGGATATTATTAATCTTTCTCCTTAATTCATGATTTAAGGAGTGAGATATCAATACTTAGCTCTAAGATTGAAAGCTATGGATATTCAGTTTGACCCATTAAGTGACATCGGTTATCAATATGTTGTATAGATTGAGGCCATTGAAGGCCATTTGGTCGGTGCTCTAGACATTGCAAGGTTGGAAAACATGTGATTAGCGAGGTAAATGAGACTTTAAGTTTTGATACTTGCTTTTTCTAAAACCCGTTTTGAAAGTGTATTTTCTCTGCCTGGTCCATGTGTTGGGACAAACGTGTACTTGGCAGATTCGGTGGTCTTAGACTAGCtgcaaatatattattttatgaaaaaatatattattttataagttGTTTGATAATGAGATACGGTTGTGCGCCCTGATATTAAATTTGATATGGCTGTGCGCCATgatattgagtttgatacggctgtgcgccatgatatTAAGTTTGATACGGTTGTGCGCCATGATATTAAGTTTTATACGGCTATGCGCCATGATATTAAGTTTTATATggctgtgcgccatgatgttgagtttgatacggctgtgcgccatgatgttggggcattgtgtatgcctttGTACATCACCCGAGCATTGTGTATGCTCTATTACATATTTGAGGCATTGTGGTGCTATTGTGGATTCGTAAGTGTGTTGGTAAATTTCTTTCGCTGCAATTATGATAAGTCCTTAGTGGGTATCCTTGTTGGTCAATTCTTAATAACTCTATTGAtacacatatattgagttattgtATAATTATCATATTTACTATATTATCCGTATTTCAGTGTGTTTGTATTTTCTAATACTTGTCCCAGAGGTATTTAAAGTGACGGGTCGAGGATCTTACTGGGTTATATTTACGTATAACTCACTCCTTAACTGCATCTCTATGCAGATACCGTTGCGGGAGATAGAGCTAGTGGCTGACGAGTTTGTTCGAGTGGATCCTATTGCTGAGGTGAGCCACTGCATTGTTCGTGGAGGCTTTCGTTTCAGACTTACCTAGTTcgtgttagttttttttttctttggggtTTGCAAACCCGTCAATAAACCTCATATTACTCTGTTAGATGCTCCATGGTCTTAGTGTGTGATTTGGGCTAGAGTTTTATTAATTGAGTGATTGTTGGTTTTTCTATCAATTGACTAAGGTATTGGCGATAATTATTTCCTCTTTAATTATTAATAATACTATTAGGTCTGTATTTTTCTCCCAGTATTTGTGTAAATGGTTAAACATTAAAGAAAGGGATTCGCCTTGCAGGTGGTGTTAGTTGGGTGTCAGTCACGTCTAGGGGGTAGTTTAGGACGTGACAGcttccccctcccatccttaactatacattcctgcttttattttttgttgtatgtgatttaactgcacaagtttattggTAGTCcagtcatagcctcgtcactacttcgccgaggttagtctaggcacttaccagcacatgtggtcggttgtgctgatactacactctgcactgtgtgcatatCTCAGTACTGGAGCTTACGGATCTTAGCTTTGGgcggcttccttcagtccattcggagatcctaggtagtcctgcaggcatccgcatgccttggcatctccttctatcctttcattttgtttcttttatgtatttcagagacagtgttgtaataaGTCTTTCGGACCTTGTTTGTAGAACTCTTAGGTAGTCTGTGAAATTATGACACCAGTCTTGGATAGTGTATGTAGAGATTGGTGCTGAcatctttattaaaatattacatATCGGTCTTTTGCTTATTAAATTCCGCTGATTATATAATGTTGGTTCTTacttgttaaaggattaaaattgggaaaaatgtaaataattcaaacggttggcttgcctagctttcactagcaagtgtcatcacgactcccgagggcggaaaatccgggtcgtgacattaataGTACTAtcttttcatgttatagatagattttttttcatttcaacaaatgagtattttattttcattatatagaaaagtattttttttattttattttaacaaaaaaaatatttttatttaaacaaaaaaaaaattcttttcttgaTGTAGGAAaagcaaaaaatattttctactctctaactaaacactagaaaatattttcaaaaaaagttTTTTACTCACCaaccaaataaagaaaaaataagtgataaaatcaCTCATTTTCTATAAAAATACCttttaggaaaatatttttcgttcGTACCAAACACATTCACTATGATTGGTCGAATTCCACACTCGTCAAATCTACTCTAAATAGTATAGTATGCCAAACAATGTGATGCAATATCTAAAACTCCCCAAAAAGTGTTGTCTACTATTAAATGTATCCAGCATAACTTCATCTGGGTTAGTACAGACAAAAAATCCAAACTCCActcttaaattggaaaattatCATTTTCCCAAACGATAAAGGTGGCCTAGCTATTATCACTGTGGAACACAAGAATCTTTCAAGATGTCCTAGGTATTATCCCTATGAAGCATATATAAGAATCTTTCTCTCTTGGCTAGTCTTGCTCGGAAAATATCAATAATCCACAGAAACTAGATACCCACATTAATAAATATACTAGGATCAACAGTAACGGTCACGGACCTACAATGGCGAACGAGTCAAATATATAAAGGTAAAAACGTCCTCACCGGTTCGGAGATTAGCAACAACAATATTATTTGGAAGGTCGGAGATGGTAACCATatttgtatacggtgaaatcaggTGTCCCGATATAGTAGATTCAAGCCGTTGCACTGAGGGTTGAAGTTCAATAAAGACCACGCCCGGGCTCGAAGGCAGAATAAGAGGCTCGAAGGCCTAGGTGTTCAAGAAATATCAGAGTCAAGTATGACCGATTCTGAGATAATGCCGTTGTGAGTTTGTTACAGAAGGACAAGATTCCCGCCACGTtcccaagatcatggcgtaaatttcGGAATAAATTTGTAGGAAATAGTACAAATTCGTAACAGACGGTTATAcagctgtcccaataagattctttactgtaaatggaaatgtaccttatttagggctctcctcctatataaaggggacccaaaacatttgtaaagatcatctaatcattggAAAAGAATATACTATCTTACTTTTTCGCTCATTGTTCATCATAATtgtcctttagctttattattctcACTTTATTGCTCTAGCCTGCCTCGAGGTTACTGGGCTCGAGGTCGAAACTGACATATCTACTGGTTTGGTCTTACTTATTTTCTTCATctatacttcatatttcttgattattaattggtattgaactgaTTCACgaatctttaaaaccacaaatcaaatttaattgttactcgtatttttgaggtaaacagtttggtgcccaccgtggggctaaagataatagtgattatttcattATTGATTCTCATATCACAcgttatttttatactttttcttgtcaagattttttgatTCTCAGGTTGAAACATGTCTAGCTCGCAAAACGCACCTATTCATGACAACGAAGGTCTTGGATTTCATAGAAAAAGCAACAATATAGGGGTCGGTGTGCCACCAATAAACCCTTGGAATGTGCCAAATATGGAACACGTTGATGTTAGTTCATGCATTGATCTAAACGCGGATTTAGGCACAAACCCCAGAGGGAGTGTACGCAGGGAAGCCCAATCCGGTGGCCAAGAAGCACAAGGAATAGGAGATGGGGGAGTCAGCCTCCAAGCGATATTCGAGATTATGCAAGCTCAATAGAttgccatcgctcaacttcaaagtcagaataaAACATCGAGTATAGCTGAACCAGAAAACATGACTCGACGTGCTGAACCGGCGTCGGAGAGCTCAAACGAAAATGGCTCAGGGACTGACCCCACCATTATGAGAATGCTCAAAGAGCTCACCAAGAGGATGGAGTCTGGAAAAAAATTGCAGACAATGACAAAAAAGGTGGAGACTTATAGCTTccgtgttgatcaaataccgggggcacccccggTCTTGAAAGGCTTGGATGCCAAAAATTTCATACAGAAGTCGTTCCCACCGAGTGCAGCTCTGATGTCCATCCCCAAGAAGTTCTATATGCCTAATATACCAAAATATAACGGGACAACCAAACCCAAcgagcatattacttcatacacttgtggGATCAAAGGAAACGACTTGAATGACGATGAAATAGAATCAATGTTATagaaaaagtttggggaaacattGTCGAAAggagccatgatttggtatcacaacttgccccCAAACTCTATCGATTCATTTTCTATGTTAGCGGACAccttcgtgaaagcacacgcCAGGGCCACAAAAGTGGCGACGAGGAAAACGGATGTTTTCAAGATAAAATAGAGGAACGATGAGATGTTGAGGGAGTTCATATCTAGGTTTCAGATGGAGCAAATGGAACTACCGCTGGTCTGGGATGACTAGGCAGTACAAGTTTTTTTGCAGGGTTTGAATGAAAGGAGTTCGATTACGTCTCGAAAATTAAAGCAGAATCTGATCGAGTACCTAGCTGTGACATGGTCGGACGTACATAACCATTACCAATCGAAGATTAGGGAcgaggacgaccagttgggagccccttcaGGCTCAGTTCATCCTAACAGGTTGGCAGCTAAGCCCCTGAGGGATACAAACAGggaatcaagatcaaacaaagAACGGTATTAACCTTATGTCGATTAGAGAAACAACGGCTCTGGTCGTAACGCTCCTCAGAATGATCGGAGAAACGATCAAGGTGAAAgttctcggggactcatgagtaagaatGGGTTCGATAAACATACCGACCTCGCGAAGGCACCTCGATTGTCAGAATATAATTTCAGTGTAGATGCATCAGGAATTGTGTCAGCTACTGGAAGGATCAAGGAtaccaggtggcccaggcctgtacAAATTGATCCCCCTCAAAGGAATCCAAACTTAATGTGTAAGTACCATGGCATACATGGCCATAGAACAGATAATTGTAGGCAGCTAACGGAAGAGGTAGCTCAGTTGTTCAAtgagggtcaccttcgagaatttctcagtgatcgagctaagaatcacttcagggagAGATATACAAGCAGAAAAAATGAGcaggaagaaccacaacatgtgaTCTACATGATCTTCAGCGGTGTCGATGTCCCACAAAGACCTGTATTCAAACGCACCAAGGTAtcgatcaccagagaaaaatggactcaaaGTTATGTGCCCGAGGATGCCCTATCATTCTACGATGAGGAAGCAAAAGGCATATCTCATCCGCACAACGACGCCCCggtaatttctatccttttaaataaaattcaagttaaacgtgttctagtagatccaggtagctcggcaaaCATAATTAGATCGAGGGTCATAGAGTAGCTCATCCTACATGATCAGATTATACCTATATCCCGGGTACTAGATGGCTTTAAtatggcaagcgaaacaacaaaGGGGGAGATAACCCTACCAGTAAACGTAGCCGGGACCATACAAgatacaaaattccatgtcatcgaaggcgacatgaggtacaatgcactccttgggagaccatggatacataaCATAAGGGCAGTACTTTCAAATCTTCATCAAATAATGAAGTTCCCAACAGAGGACGGAATGAAAACGGTTTACAGAGAGCAACACGTtgcaaaggagatgtttgcagTCGATGAAGTGACATCGATATCAGAACCTTCGACCTCGGAAAAGTCGAACACCGAAGGAAAGTAGGCGGTCAAATAACAATCACCGATCCCAGTCCCAATCGAGCCGGAAGAATAGGTAATCGAAGACGAAAAAGAGGATTTCCTTACTTCTCGAGCTTTTGTCATTCCCGAAGAGTCTGATGCAACCAAGTCAATGATCGAGGAACTGGAGCAAGTCATACTGATCGAATACATGCTCGaaagaaaggtatacctgggaacatgattaacccccgaactcacgaaaaaactcattcaatttcttattgataatatagATTTCTTAGCTTGGTCCtatttagatatgacaggaattCCACCGAAAATAACAGCACACTGGCTAAGCCTCGACCCGAGGTTCAAACCGGTCAAGCAAAAAAGGATTTGAAGCACACGTTtataaaggacgaggtaactaaacttcaAAAAAATAGGGTCTATttgggaggtaaaataccccgaatggttggccaacgtagttgtagttcctaaaaagAGGAAACAAGTTTAtaatgtgtgtagattacaaggatttgagcaaagcatgccctaaagactctttttcactgcctaacatcgatcgtatgatcgatgccacggctgaCCGCGAGATTCTAACTTTTCCCGATGCCTATTTCGGGTACagtcaaattcagatgaacccggaggatcagAAAAAGACCTCGTTTATTGATAGTAGCCTATATTATACGATGTAGATGCTATTTATGCTCTAATTTAATCATACTTTATTGATGTTTTAAGtgctaaatgataacaaaatgctctaattgagGTTTTTATGCTTTTTAGGAACTACTCCGAGTTAGGAGGAGGATATAGAGTGTTTTGGGGTCAAATATGTAGATACAAGGCCAATCGAGAAGAGTCCGGATGAAAACgagcaagaaaagatgaagaaaaaaatTGGGCAACAGCCCATCGCGACCGTGGTGGGACCGCGGTCGATCTGGAGAAAGCCAAGAAGTTTTAGTGCCAAAGTGTAAATCATGGGAAACTTATCCTAACCCTATATAAACTTAACCAACTCGCCCAAGTGAAGGTTAAGTTGTTTTTAGACtgaattggaggcaagaacaagtgtgagaagatcaagacACCATTAgtgttttcattctttttcttgttatcattattttgtgaattatGAATGATTTTATGGTTTATTCTTGTTTttctatgagtagctaaatatttaatctagggttgatggaaccaatttttagatGAAGTTTTGGCTCAATTTTGTTATAATCGAGTCGGGTTTATTATATGATTCTTCAACTAAAATAACTATTGACATAGGCCCATTTTCTGGTAGTGTTGTATTAGCATCACTAAGAGTTGtgatagataggttagttccctgaggattcgactccagacttaaaaatcggattatatttgcaacgatcgtttgtcttttataaggcatagttgggcgtgatcaaattttggcgtcgttgtcgGGGAACTAATGGtgttatttattacaacttagaagtagtgCTAGAATTATTAGTTTAGATCAATTTTCTACGGTGTTAAATAATTTTCCATTAAAATTCTCACGTTTGAACTCTTGTGTGATTCAGGTGTACGCCTAGAGATTCTTCGAGGACTGGTGAACTGCTTGAAGGACCCTCAAACCCCGAGAAAACATTCAGGGCATTAAACAATGCCAACAAGAAGAACAAACAATCACAATAAACACACCAACTTGAAATTGAAATGGGTCACGTAGATAACATCAACGGGAACATCAGGGATGATCACATTGACCCAAACGTCAGagtggtggcacctcttgtgccaaaAGCTGCACTTTATGATTGGGCACAACCAACAGCTGGCAACCTGGCCACCGCCATTGTTGTGCCCCCAATACAAGCAGAGACACTCCAAATCACCAACAACATGATGCATCTTCTGCAGAATAAGGGACTGTTCTCcgggtcacacattgaagaccctCAACAACACCTGAAAAATTTTCTATCGATTTGTATGACCCAAAGGCAGCCGAATGTGACCCCAGAAGCCATCAAGCTATTACCGTTCCCATTCTCTGTGACTGGGGAAGCACAAACTTGGCTGAATTCGCTCCCAATAAATTCCATTGccacttgggaggaattagtcaagcagtTCTTGAACAAGTTTTACCTGCCCAACAAGACTGCAAGACAGATTGATGAGATATTACAGTACAAGTAGCAGCCTACTGAGACCTTGTAGGAAACTTGGGAAAGATTAAAAGGGATGCTAGTGAAGTGTCCCCACCATTTTATTCCAGACCAGATGCTCGGCCATAGATTCTACATGGGGTTAGCAGACAATTTGAAAGTCAATGTAGATGCTTCAGCTCTGGGTGCATTTTTGAGCAAGACATTCATAGAGTATAAAATCCTTCTTGACAAGATGACCCAGAATTCAGGGTGGATGACAAGAGGTACGACCCTGACACCAATAGTGTATTCAGttcctcttgac
This sequence is a window from Nicotiana sylvestris chromosome 3, ASM39365v2, whole genome shotgun sequence. Protein-coding genes within it:
- the LOC138887225 gene encoding uncharacterized protein, yielding MSKNGFDKHTDLAKAPRLSEYNFSVDASGIVSATGRIKDTRWPRPVQIDPPQRNPNLMCKYHGIHGHRTDNCRQLTEEVAQLFNEGHLREFLSDRAKNHFRERYTSRKNEQEEPQHVIYMIFSGVDVPQRPVFKRTKVSITREKWTQSYVPEDALSFYDEEAKGISHPHNDAPVISILLNKIQVKRVLVDPGPFSGSVVLASLRVVIDRCTPRDSSRTGELLEGPSNPEKTFRALNNANKKNKQSQ